In one window of Longimicrobiaceae bacterium DNA:
- a CDS encoding amidohydrolase family protein, producing the protein MTRTRYAAALSACLLVSAHVQAQTPTPAFRSNYPVKGSGTVVLRAARLIDGTGAAPVRNGVVVVTDDRIVAAGAAGSVQIPAGARVVDLGDATLLPGFIDAHTHIIGRTLGDPDGDDAAVRDFEGMAAIIGVENARKTLMAGFTSIRNVGAPNFDDMALRRAVDQGFVVGPRMENAGHSIGITGGHCDENGFRPGLMDGDYRTGIADGPDQIRASVRYQAKYGADVIKTCATGGVLSEGDAVGASQYTLEEMTALVTEAHRLDRPVAAHAHGAEGIRLSVLAGVNSVEHGSFLDEEGARMMAQHGTFLVPTLSAGETAGRAADRGVLTGLRAEKARAAGAAMRHAIRIAVAAGVPIALGTDAGVGAHGTNGHEFTLLSEWGGMTPMQVIVAGTSNAAKLLGWQDRVGTLAPGRFADVVAVAGDPLQNV; encoded by the coding sequence GTGACTCGCACCCGCTACGCCGCGGCGCTCTCCGCGTGCCTGCTCGTGTCCGCGCACGTGCAGGCGCAGACGCCGACGCCGGCTTTCCGCAGCAACTACCCCGTGAAGGGCAGCGGCACCGTGGTCCTGCGCGCGGCCCGCCTCATCGACGGCACCGGCGCGGCGCCCGTGCGTAACGGCGTGGTGGTGGTCACCGACGACCGGATCGTGGCGGCCGGCGCGGCGGGGAGCGTGCAGATCCCGGCCGGCGCGCGCGTGGTGGACCTGGGCGATGCCACGCTGCTTCCCGGCTTCATCGACGCGCACACCCACATCATCGGCCGCACGCTGGGCGACCCCGACGGGGACGACGCGGCGGTGCGCGACTTCGAGGGGATGGCGGCGATCATCGGGGTGGAGAACGCGCGCAAGACGCTGATGGCGGGCTTCACCAGCATCCGCAACGTGGGCGCGCCCAACTTCGACGACATGGCGCTGCGGCGCGCGGTGGACCAGGGCTTCGTGGTGGGGCCGCGCATGGAGAACGCCGGCCACTCCATCGGCATCACCGGCGGGCACTGCGACGAGAACGGCTTCCGGCCGGGGCTGATGGACGGCGACTACCGCACCGGCATCGCCGACGGGCCGGACCAGATCCGCGCCAGCGTGCGCTACCAGGCCAAGTACGGCGCCGACGTGATCAAGACCTGCGCGACCGGCGGCGTGCTGAGTGAGGGCGATGCCGTGGGCGCCAGCCAATACACGCTGGAGGAGATGACCGCGCTCGTCACCGAGGCGCACCGCCTGGACCGGCCGGTCGCCGCGCACGCCCATGGGGCCGAGGGGATCCGGCTCTCGGTGCTGGCGGGGGTGAACTCGGTGGAGCACGGCTCCTTCCTGGACGAGGAGGGGGCGCGCATGATGGCGCAACACGGCACCTTCCTGGTGCCGACCCTGAGCGCGGGCGAGACGGCGGGGCGCGCCGCCGACCGCGGCGTGCTCACCGGCCTGCGCGCCGAGAAGGCGCGCGCGGCGGGCGCCGCGATGCGCCACGCGATCCGCATCGCGGTGGCGGCGGGGGTACCCATCGCGCTGGGCACCGACGCGGGGGTGGGCGCGCACGGTACCAACGGGCACGAGTTCACGCTGTTGAGCGAGTGGGGCGGGATGACGCCGATGCAGGTGATCGTGGCGGGCACCAGCAACGCCGCGAAGCTGCTGGGCTGGCAGGATCGCGTCGGGACGCTCGCTCCGGGCCGCTTCGCGGACGTGGTCGCCGTGGCGGGCGACCCGCTGCAGAACGTG
- a CDS encoding oxidoreductase, which yields MSAEAGSSSAGMDGGLGGRVALLVGATGLVGGHCLDLLLADASYARVIALTRRPLGRTHAKLDARVVDFDRLGATAGDVAAEDVFCCLGTTIRAAGSQEAFRRVDFAYPVETARMAAANGARQFLIVTAMGANARSRIFYNRVKGEVEDAVRAMPFESAVILRPSLLLGERAERRAGEETGKRVMSVVGPLLVGPLRKYRGIEGATVARAMVRLAKDAGPGVRILESDEIARLGA from the coding sequence TTGAGCGCCGAAGCCGGCTCCTCGTCGGCCGGGATGGACGGCGGCTTGGGCGGCCGGGTGGCGCTGCTGGTGGGCGCGACGGGGCTCGTGGGCGGGCACTGCCTGGACCTGCTGCTCGCGGATGCGTCGTACGCACGCGTGATCGCGCTCACGCGTCGCCCGCTGGGGCGCACGCACGCAAAGCTAGACGCGCGAGTGGTGGACTTCGACCGGCTTGGGGCGACGGCCGGCGATGTGGCGGCGGAGGACGTGTTCTGCTGCCTGGGAACGACGATCCGCGCGGCGGGCTCGCAGGAGGCGTTCCGGCGTGTGGACTTCGCGTATCCGGTGGAGACGGCGCGGATGGCGGCGGCGAACGGGGCGCGGCAGTTCCTGATCGTCACGGCGATGGGTGCGAACGCGCGGTCGCGCATCTTCTACAACCGCGTGAAAGGCGAGGTGGAAGATGCGGTGCGGGCGATGCCGTTCGAGAGCGCCGTCATCCTCCGTCCGTCGCTGCTGCTGGGCGAGCGCGCGGAGCGGCGGGCGGGCGAGGAGACGGGCAAGCGCGTGATGTCCGTCGTCGGCCCGCTGCTCGTCGGCCCGCTGCGGAAGTACCGCGGCATCGAAGGCGCCACGGTCGCCCGCGCGATGGTGCGGCTGGCGAAGGATGCGGGGCCGGGGGTGCGCATCCTGGAGTCCGACGAGATCGCGCGGCTGGGCGCGTAG